The Alnus glutinosa chromosome 3, dhAlnGlut1.1, whole genome shotgun sequence nucleotide sequence acaataatgcGAATTAGGAAAATATGATATATTTCCTCCGCATTACTTCTATAGGCTGCCGACACATTACCGAACCTCCCATTACTTTAGGCCTTAATAGCTTCGGTACCTAACCTTCTGCTCCGACCCTCGTTTATGATCCGTTACTCCTTCGCTCCGCAAACCGTTAACCTGGCTTCTTCTTTCCTCTGTTTTTCACACACAAAGggagtgtgagagagagagcgagagagagattagCTCCGAAGCAATCATGCTTTCGGCAAAATCTGAGTCTGATATCACTAGCTTAGCTCCGTCGTCACCTTCAAGGTCTCCGAAGCGGCCTGTATACTACGTACAGAGCCCTTCAAGGGACTCCCACGATGGCGACAAGTCCTCTTCTATGCAGGCCACTCCAATCTACAACAACAGCCCAATGGAGTCCCCTTCTCACCCGTCTTTCGGGCGCCACTCGAGGAACTCCTCGGCCAGCCGGTTCTCGGGGATTTTCCGGTCGTCTTCCGGGAGAAAAGGAAACCGGAAGAGGAACGACAAGGGGTGGCCTGAGTGTAATGTGATCTTGGAAGAAGGTTCGTATGatgaccttgaggacaaggcgTTTACAAGGCGCTGTCAGGCTTTTCTGGCGTTGTTAAGTTTTGCGTTATTGTTCACTACCTTTTGCTTGATTATATGGGGTGCTAGCCGCCCTTACAAGGCTGAAATTTCCATGAAGGTATGCcaagttttcttctttcttctctcctaTTTGCTACAAAAAGTAGTCTTTAATTATAATTCTAATCTCACTAACAAAATCTATTTCAAGCATcaagttttcttctttcttacaCTTTCTGGAATTGGGTTCCTCAAGTTTCAGCAATTTTATAACCTTTAAGCCAATTATCAACTAAGGATACTTTCTCTTACTCAAGTTATAGtcataatcatttttcttttctttttctttttttttcctgtaaatTTTTACTCTCTCCCAGTCAATGTCCTAATGTTTAGGAATGAAGCTTGGTTCATGGATACCTCCAAAATTGAGTAATgggtgaattttttattttcctcaaATGGGTGAATCTTTTAGTAGGAATAAATTCCAGATTTGACTCCTCCAGTAAATGCAATTTATTATAAAAGGTAAAGCACAAATTagctttgatttgattattctCATTCAGCCATTATGCGCTTGAAAAGCGCTTTTGACAGTTGCAGGACAAAAAGAAGCATGTATTCTATATGATTTCTAAGCCTTTGAAAAAGCAAACCATGTCTATGCTGTCAGGATAAGCTGTTCATTGACCTTTTAatccttttataaaaagatATTTAGAACAACTTCACTTTCTTTGGCATAGCAAGATGAATTAAGCCCTCTCTAACACACTCACTCCCACATATGCATCAGTGATTAGTGTGTTAATTTAGATATCCTAATTAATGGAGGATGTGATACTGCAGAGCTTGGCAATAAATAACTTGTATCTTGGAGAGGGTTCAGACTCATCTGGGGTTCCAACAAAGATGCTGACAGTGAATGGCTCACTGAAGATGAACATATACAATCCTGCTCCATTGTTTGGGATTCATGTTAGCTCCACCCCTGTCAATCTCATCTATTCAGAGATTTCTGTTGCAAGTGGTCAGGTTAGAATTCTGTCCACCACCATCATCTGAAGTTAATCAAGAGAAAGAAGTTTGATCATTAATTTAAGCTTCTATAAAATGCAGTTGAAGAAATATTATCAGCCAAGAAAGAGTCACCGCACTGTCTCAGTGAACTTGGAAGGCAATAAGGTTCCCCTCTATGGGGCTGGATCCAGTATAACAGTATCCCCAAATGGTGGGAAAGTTCCGCTGACATTGAAATTCCAAATCCGGTCTCGAGGGGATGTGGTTGGGAAGCTCGTGAGAGTAAAGCACCGAAGGCAAATCTCTTGCCCTCTGGTCATCGATTCCAGTAGCACAAAACCCATCAAGTTCAAACGGAACTCGTGCACATATGAATGATGCCATTTTCATTTGTTTGCATCCCATACTCAAAGCTAGCCTGGTTGAGCTACTGATTTGTATGTGCAGGGAAGAAGGAAAATCTGTACCATGGGAAATCTGGTGAGAGGTTAATCTGTTGTTTGCTCTTGTGAGGATTTTGCAAATAAATGTATTTGTAAATGAGTGCCAATATGCGTGTGGTGTAAGCAATGTTTTTATGGAATGGGTGTTAGTTTTTAAGGACAGAAAACATGGTTGGAAGAATAATACAGCTTGTACGGAATGTTGGGGGGTAGGGATTTAGGCATCAAGTTTCACAACCAACCACAATAATTAAGATGTCATTCATCTAACGTATACTGACCTGAAACACATACAGAGCTATGCAAAATTTATGGAAAAATAGCAAAGCTAATGAAGTCAAGATGTTTATGCTCTTTTCCTCATTTGGGGCATAACTGGATGTCTGGATCCCATTAATATGGTTAccgaaagaaatcaaaaacctaaaagaaataaagcggaataataataaatagagacaaggattttacgtggttcggtctatgacctacatccacaagaTAAATCCtaaagggctacattatgcttttaatgaatGATTTATTTACAATAGGAATGATCCATATTTATagagatatagagagaatacaaaatgatatGTAAAGAggatataatcaaatcagaattgaatgtattcaaatctgttttgattataatcaattacaattaatgaggattaaatcaaatcctacaatatatggaaagtaccgtaatatacggtatcaatatattctctaacatccccctgcaaactcaaggtagaagattctgaaatcttgagtttgaatttttttttttttttttttttttttaatgttgggtTGGATATAACCCAGTTTGGAgaacatctttcttcttcttcttcttcttcttcttcatcttctgcttcttctgctttttcttcgtcttcttccttcttcttcaagCCAACTGGGGGCTAAATGGGCATGGGCTTAAAATAAgaccacaaatgccaaaatacaaataatgggcTAACTATGAGCCAAATATAAAAGCTAACAATGAGCTGAAATGGGCCtgggtttgaaacaataccacaggAGCCAAAAATATgtagggccaactatgggctgaaatggAGATGGgttgaaacaataccacatgTCAAAATATGGGTCAATGACCAAAATAAGGAGCCAACaaagggccaaaataatatgggtaacttggcctctttttaatgatttttttttttctcttttttttttctcttttttttctttttttttttttttttcgttgcaTCTGCACGACGCTACACTCATTTGATTCAAGTCATGCACATAAATAACCAAGCCTTTCTCAGTTTCTCTACacgttttcctttttttttttttttcttttccttttttttctttttttgaccaAGAAAACACTGAATTGAAcggtttgaaaaaccaaacgaaATACCTGTAACCAAACGGAGACCTCCGTCTCCAACAGCTCGCCTGAGACCTGCCAAAAACTTGTCGACAAGACTAAATCTCGCCGGAGAACACCACATATCGCCTGGAACATCGCCGGACAACTCAAAAGTTGGcagaaaatatcaaaataccaCAAAAGCCACTAACAACCATGAAAACATCATTAATGGCCAAACGTCGCCGGTAAACACAACAGAACCACCGGAAACTCGACGGAGACAACCAGACGCCACCTCAAACGATTTGAAACTGCCGGAGCATATGAGAACTTACCGGTGACACCAACTAGGATTGACAAAGAGTCAATCTACAAACATCCACCATGAAAACACAcggaaagattttttttcttttttttttcctttttttttttccttttcttttctcaggAACAGTAATTTCCCCAAAAccaaaatgctttttttttttttcctctcaggAACAATAAGAAATCTCCTCATAAcgaaatacaattttttcttttcttttcttttctcaggAACAGTAcgaaatttcttcttcttcttcttcttcttctttttttttttttttttttttttttttttttttttttttttttttttttttttttttttttttttcaggaacaATAAGAAATCTCCCATAacgaaatacaattttttttcttttcttttcttttctcaagaACTGTACGAAatttctcctccttttttttcttttttttttttttttttttttccgtcaaATACACTGCAATATCTATGGGAATGAGATTTGCAAAGTATTGACTATaagaaaactaaaatacaagaaaatgaaaaacaagaaaaataaatcacaagacCATTAGATCGAACattggcgttagcctatagctctgataccatgaaagaaatcaaaaacctaaaagaaataaagcggaataataataaatagagacaaggattttacgtggttcggtctatgacctacatccacaggataaagcccaaagggctacattatgcttttattgaaTGATTTATTTACAATAGGAATGATCCATATTTATAGaaatatagagagaatacaaaatgatatgtaaagagaatataatcaaatcagaattgaatgtattcaaatctgttttgattataatcaattacaattaatgaggattaaatcaaattctacaatatatggaaagtaccgtaatatacggtatcaatatattctctaacagttACGTGGGTTGAAAATTTGGCGTTTGAAATGACTTTATTCTATTATTTGCATTCGTTTTACTTGACTTCATATGCAACATGTTGAATTACTcttacataataaaaatatacggggcttcacccctagccttagctagagatttagtCAATCGTTGTATTAAAATACATTtcaaagtataaataaaaagacataagaaaataaaaataaaaaaattgaatattataGACAAATCCCCTGCAATAAAGccctttattctttcttcttttcctttgccGTGCTCActgtgagagacagagagagaactgaataaatgaaaagaaaatttcccTCTGTTGTGCTTCCggccgagagagagagttctcaaaaaattctaaaaaaaaaaaagatattttttctGCTTCTGCATCTTTCCAGAGAAtaaataggaagaaaattttCACCTTTCTTCTTTACGAAGAAAGGAATTTTAACCCCGATTTTTTCTTCTGCTTTTCTTCTAGTTTTTCAAGAAAAACTTTGACTTTATGGTGCAGTTCTGCATTTCGACACCGCAAAATGCACACGATCCCAATTCTATTGTGCTCGAGCGCATGTGCGCACAAGCCCATTTTTGGTGCGCTCGAGCTCACCATGCTGGCTGGTTGGATTCCTACGCTCGATTGTCTGGCTGTGCGCACTAACGCATATGCGCTCGATCCCTTCTGGTTTGCGCTCAAGAGCATTGCCTTGGCAAAAAATTGTAATTGCCCTTTTAAGCTCAAAACTAGTGGCTTTACTTGTCATTTTTCTTAGagacctgaaaatatttaaaatgcaaAAAGAACGCTAAACATTATATTACAAAGAAGTTAAGGAGTTAACAAATGCGAGTTAAGGGACtcgaatgtgcaacattcagcgcCTATCACACCCcaaaacttacatattgctagtctcttagcaatacaaaactgaaaataaatttaaacaaattaaatgcAACAACTACATTACTTCATTTTTCATGGGAatcacgattgcatttagcgtatggaACAAGACTTTTAATTCCCTAAGCATCCCTAGTGGACGATTGAAGTCTGGTGAGAGTTTAACAGAAATGACACCCACAAACATTTTGCcacattttattattaagaaTGAAATGTCACAGAAATCATGATTCttattcattagcaagcttaaaatgataaactccatcttcaaaatTCATAAGAAATCCAAAATCAAATCACTTATAGATGACCATTTGAGACACCACACACTCCCTTCGTGTAAATTGAATTAACACATAACCATAAGGCTTCAATGTAATTCCTATATACATGATTCAATGCTCAAACCCCATTGGAATCCCCATtggatgaaacaaccaaggtaATAGACAACTACACACTAAAGACttcttttgttatttatatattaCGTGCAGACTGTGCAATACCTAGATCTCGTAAGCTTTCTAATCGACACATGTATTGAGCTTTAGACCAATGACTCTCAAACCAGATGACTTTAGGCATTAGGTGTAGAAACATCTTCAAAGGCTTACAAACTCAAGTAAAAAATGCTACGAATTTAAACTAGCCCCCAACACTACATTAATCATTCCAAACTTTttaccttttgacgcgaacactaaCTACTTAATAAGGCAAGAAGTCCGGTTCCTTAGCAACAAGCTTAGAATAGCTAATaacaccttcttcttctttttaatactATTCAAACACTAATACCATGCCAAGGTACTCATCTGACAATTCAACCAACTGAACTTCAAGACATAAAAAACAAGTATATTTAGTTTCACATTTCATTCCTCACAACTatatgctagtgtgcttgtgcttCTGCTTGTGCTTAGTTCAAGGTGAAATGAGCGATATCATCACTACCCAAAAATAGTAACCAATTTAGCTTTCCTagtcaaatgatcatgtgttcataaGTTTAAGCTCGCCAATGAATTTGAATCACAAATTAAAGTTTAACAACATTCCCAAAATTGACATAACAAAgcattttggtttttctttttctttttttttaaggaatcaaaatacaaaacaaaacaaatttcaaccataatacaagcaaaacaacacaaaaacagCAACATACATCAAACATCAAACTCCTCCCCCCAACCTAAAACTTATATTGTCCCTGATGTaacaaattgaaaacaaaaagtacAAATTAAGGAGAGTACCTGGAGGTGATGAAAAGCAACTGAAACTTTATTATCTGCAAAAGGGttcgaaaacaaaaacaaacacaaagacACAACCTAAACTACTGCAATGACAAACTGAGTTCAAGTGTTTGACAGATCCTGATAGGTTGGATCTGCTGATCACAAGATTCCTCCATAGGCTCAAAGGTCTTAATGAATCGTTTCAAGCGTTGcacattaactttaaaaacaTTCCCAGTCATTGGATTTTCAATCTCGATTGCCCCATAAGGGAAAATAGATTTTACAATATATGGACAAGACCATCGAGATCAAAGCTTTCCAGGAAACAAATATAGCCTCGAATTGTATAAAAGAACTTTCTGAGATGGTTCAAAAGTCTTACGGAGGATATTCTTGTCAAGGAATCTTCATTCATTCCTTATAAATTCGGGCATTCTCATAAGCCTCATTCTAAATTTCTTCCAGCTCATTAAGTTGAAGCTTGCGAAGCGAGCTAGCTTTGTCCATCTTAGAACTGAGTATCTTGATTGCCCAATAAGCTCTATGTTCCAACTCTACAGGCAAGTAGCAAGCTTTCCCAAAGGCAAGTAGCAAGCTTTCCCAAAGACAAGTCTATGTGGTGACATACCAATCGGGGTTTTAAAAGTAGTGCGATATGCCCAAAGCGCATCAGTTAGTCGCAATAACCAATCATTGCGATCCGGATTAACCGTTTTTTCTAAAATAGATTTGATCTCCCGATTCGATACCTCAACTTGTTCACTAGTCTGTGGGTGATAAGGGGTAGCAACTTTATGCGTGATgccatatttttttatcaaggCTTCAAAAggccttttacaaaaatgtaTACCCCATCATTGATAATGGCTCAAGGTGTTCCAAATCTTgataaaacattttcttttaaaaatttcaaaactattttATGGTAATTGGTCTTGCATGGAACTGCCTCAATCCATTTGGAAACATAATCAACTCCTACCAAAATGTAGAGATTCCCAAAAGAATGGGGAAATGGTCCCATAAAATTGATGCCCCAACAATCAAATATTTCTATAATCAAAATTGGGTTTAAGGGCATCATATTTCTATGGGTGATTCCTCCTAACTTTTGACATCGCTCACAAGCTTTACAAAATTTATGAGTGTTTTTAAAAAGGGTAGGCCAATAAAATCCAcactacaaaattttaaaaatggttTTCCCATTTCGATACCCGAAGATAATAGGCCCTCTTCCTACGAGTCATAATTACCTGGTAGGGCCCTTCCCATTTCGGTCGTAGCTTTCCTTTAGTGGGTTTCGGGTTGCAAGTGTCACTTTTCGCAAAACCCAATCTCCAACCTCGAAGTCCCGGTTTCTGACCTTTTTATTGAAGTACTGCTCTGATTTCCTTCGGTAAGCCACCATTGCTACTTGGGCTTTATCTCTCCTTTCTTGCAATATGTCCAAGTGCAGCCTCATACCTTCACTGTTCAGCCCCAGGTTGTAGTTCTTAACCCGGTAACTTAATGATCTAACTTTGACTGGTATTACTACCTTGGTGCCGAAGGTCAGGGTGAAAGGAGTTTTGCCCGTAGGGGTCTGAGGAACAGTTTTGTACAACCATAGCACCTCCGGCAAGAAATCTACCTAGGCTCCCTTCCTGTCTTCGAGCTTCTTTTTCAACGTGGTCATTAGGGTCTTGTTGGTCGCCTTACTTGCATGTTTGCTTGTGGGTGTATCGGCATGGAGAAGTAGTTCTTGATACGCAACTTCGTGCACCATTTTCGAAAGgattcacagtcaaactgcgtGCCATTGTCTATTACAAAGGTGTGTGGATTTCCGTACCTCCACACAGTTGACTTCCATAAGAATTTTCTGACATTGCCGGCTGTTATAGTTGCCAAAGCTCCTACTTCAACCCACTTTGTGAAGTAGTCTACTGCCACTACCAAGAACTTGCATCCCCCTTTTCCTGTGGGTAGAGGGCCCACAATGTCAACTTGTCATCACTCGAAGGGACAAGGTGACAAGACTAAGCTTAACTCTTTCGGGGGGTTCTTCATTACTTTGACAAACCTCTAGCACTTGTCACAACTCTGTACAATCTTTGCTGAGTCTTCGTTCATATGGGGCTAGAAATAATCGGACCTGATGGCTTTGTGAGCCAACATCCGACTCCCTGCATGGCTGCCGCATACCCCTTTGTGTATTTTGGGTAAGACATATTCTGCTTTTGGATTTGAATATACACTTAAGGAGGGGTACAGTGTACCCTCATCGGTAAAGCGTGTCCCCTATCAAGGTGTACTGGGCCGAGCGCATCAGAACCTGCCAGGATTTCTTCTTGTCCTCAGGAAGTTTCCCttcaataatgaaaaaaatcatatttctttgccttgtttcaagaatggaatgtgaccctaataaatttttaatttgtttcctcTTTTTGCCTTGTTTCAAGAATTGAACATTCATCTTCTTAGGATTTAATCTAATATTTAAGAATGCAT carries:
- the LOC133864576 gene encoding uncharacterized protein LOC133864576 encodes the protein MLSAKSESDITSLAPSSPSRSPKRPVYYVQSPSRDSHDGDKSSSMQATPIYNNSPMESPSHPSFGRHSRNSSASRFSGIFRSSSGRKGNRKRNDKGWPECNVILEEGSYDDLEDKAFTRRCQAFLALLSFALLFTTFCLIIWGASRPYKAEISMKSLAINNLYLGEGSDSSGVPTKMLTVNGSLKMNIYNPAPLFGIHVSSTPVNLIYSEISVASGQLKKYYQPRKSHRTVSVNLEGNKVPLYGAGSSITVSPNGGKVPLTLKFQIRSRGDVVGKLVRVKHRRQISCPLVIDSSSTKPIKFKRNSCTYE